From Gemmatimonadota bacterium:
GAGCCTCACGCAACTTGACGGCCATTTCCCCGTTGGCCTTCACGCCCCGGTAGGAATGATCCTTGCAGCCGATGAATCCCTCTTCGTCCACGCGCTGCATTGCGTGGGCTACCAGGTCGTCGATGGTGCGACCGCCCACGTTGCAGTAGGCGGGCACGCTTTCCCGGCATGCACCGAGCAGCTTGTAGACGGGGAGACGTGCGCTACGGCTCGCCAGGTCCCACAACATCCGGTCGACCGTATCCAGCAAGCCTCTTCCCGTGTACATGAAGCGTTGGGCCATCCAGAACCGCTGCCACACGTATTCCCGGTCGAAGGCGTCCACGCCGATGAGCATGTGGGCGTAGCGGGCCAGGAACTGGCGGCCCTGCCATTCCAGTTCCCGTGGATCGTAACCCGTGCCGTAGTCGGCATAGGCGTCCAGATCGCCGTCCGTCACGAGACGGATCACCAGTCGGTACTTCGGTTCGGGGCCGTCCCCGGTGAAGGCGTATCCGTCGGGCGCGCCGGCGCCGAATCCCTGGTCATGGGTGAACAGCCCGGAGATGCCCGGCGGCACAGGCGCCATGCTGCCCCGGTCCGCACTGCTCTCGCGGCGGATTTCGGGTTCATCCTTCAGCACGTAGCACTTGACGTCCCGGATCTGCATGGATTTCCCTGTTCTGGTGGCCGGTTTTTTCGGGCGGAAGCGCAGATTACCGGCTGGCCATACCGTTTCAGGCTTCAATCATTTCCGAGGTCAAGTCCATTACCGCGTCCAGATCGATTTCCATGCCGAGGCCCGGAAGATCGGGTAAAGGGACGAGACCGTCTTCGATCTGTACCGGGTTCAGGACGAACGGCGGCGCGACCTCATGACCCGTCATTTCGAGAAAAGGCATATTCCTGATTGCGCCTGCGAGATGGATATGGGCGAAGCCGTCGCTGATCCCGGCACCGTCCAGATGGCAGTACGCGCCGAACGCTTCGGCGCAACGGGCTGACTTCAACACGTCCGTGATCCCGCCCGCACCGCACACGCCGGTCCGAATGTGATCGGCCGACTGAAGGGTCATGACCTGGGACGCCTCGATAGGGCTGCACACTTCCGCGCTGGTCGGCGTATCGATTTCGTCGGCTACCTGCTTGCCACCCGTGTGGTCGTTGCGGGGACGGGGCCGGTCGAAGTAGAAATAGTCCTCGTCGTCAAGCGCCTTGCCGATCCTGATGGCCTCGTCGACCACGAACCGTGCCCGGCCGTCGAGGATCAGCGGGAAATCCGGCCCCACGGCCGCACGCACCTCGCGTACCAGGTGGACGAGGGCGTTTTCATCCGCCATCACGCCGAATCGGTAGGCTTTGAACCCGGCCCGTTGCGCGTCTTTCGCTTCCTTGGCGATCTCCGGCGCGGAGGTACCCGCTGTGCTTGACGTGTCTCCTCCGATGCCAACCCGGCAGACCGGAACCCGGTCCCTGAACCCGCCCAGGTGCCTGAAGAGCGGCCGTCCAACGATCTTGGCGGACAGGTCCCACAGGGCGACGTCGATCCCGGCGCGAAAAGCTGGCGGCGGTCCTTCGTCCAGGTCCCGCATGGTCCACCAGGTCCGTTCACGGTCCAGGGGGTTCGTACCCACCAGGATGGGCGCTGCGAGATCAACATCGACATCGACGGCCGAAGCGGTAACCCCGGTACAGTGTCCCTCGAGCCCTTCGTCGATCACCAGGCGCAGCAGGCCCGCGGGCTGATGTAGGATGAGTTTGGTGATTTTCATGGGAGATTGACGCCGATTCTGTTCCGCCCTACTACTGCCCCGAAGCCCCCAGCGGAAACACCGGCCCGTCCCGCCGCTGCTCCGTGAGTGGACGGGATCCGCTCGCCGTCACGACGACGGACTGTTCCAGGTGCAGGGACCCGACCCCGGCCAGGCTCAGTGGCGCTTCCACGTTGAGCACCATGTCTTCTTCAATGGGCAGATCGGAAGGGACGTTGACACAGTCGTCCGAGATCCGCAGGCCGGTGTCCGGCGACAGGACGGGGTAGTCCCGCACTTCCATGCCGACCCCGTGGCCATGGGGGTACATGGCAAAACCCGCTTCGTCGACGACCTCCTGCATGGCCGCCTGTACCGCCGAGGATTTGACACCGGGCCGAATCGCGGCCAGGCCGGCGTCCATGGAGGCGCGGAGCGTGTCGAACCGGACCTGCATGTCGTCCGACAGCGGCCCCATGGCGAAGGTGGTCCCGGTGTCCGAATAGCAGGACCGGTACCGGCATCCCCAGTCCACATATTCCACGTCGGAGTCGCCGAGGATGAAATCCGGTTCCGTCGCGATGCCGAGTCCGTGGACCCCGAAGGCGAAGTGGTCCAGGTCCGCCCCTTGAGTACCCAGTTCCGCCCTGAACCGGTGGACGACCTCCTGCACGTTGTCTCCCGGCCTTGCCTGTTCCATGGCCGTCATGGCCGCCGTTTCGCTGATCTCGGCCGCCAGCGTGAGCCGGTCGATCTCGTCCCGGGTCTTGACCATGCGAAGCAGCCGGATGAGGTTGGAGCAGTCCAGCAGCCGGGCATCGGGAAGGGCCTCCTTCAGCTGCCGGTACCGGTCGGCGGTCAGGCCGTCGGTCTCCACGCCCAGCGTGCCCGCGGCAAGTCCCCGGTCGCTCAGAGCTCCTACGAGAGCCTGGGTGGTCGTAATGTAGTCCGGTGTGCCCTGCAGGAGGTGGTAAATACGGTCCATCCGGTCGGACAACGGCCTCGGCGGCAGAGACCAGTCGAGCCCGGAATCGCCGCTGATCCGCAGGTCTTTTACCCACAGGTCTACGCCGTTGACGGCCAGCATCGCGCCGGTCACCGCCAGCGCGGGATCGCCCTCGAGGGGAAACAGGGCGTATCCCTGCGCCAGATCCGCCGATGCGCCGGGCCGGACCATGTACGCCTTCATGAGCCCGTCTATCCAGATGAAGTAGTCCGTGAAATAGGTGATATTCACGGGCGAGGTCGCGATCAGTCCGTCGAGTCCGCGATCCCGCATGTACGCCCTGGCCCGCTCGGTATTGAAGAGCATCTGGGTTTCGATTCCGCAGGATGGATTTCGTTGCGATGGATCCGCCGTTTACGCCTTCAATCCGGCGCGGCGGCGGTGGCATGAAGAAGCACCAAGCCAGTATAGAAACGCCACCTGGCGATGTCAACGACCGAATCCTCTTCCAGGGCCCTCTCCCGGCATGTACGCAGCGTCGTCGTCGCACGCCCGCAGTGCCATCTTTCCCTTGACAAAAGGGGCGCAATCGGATTACTAGGGACATGCGGCCAGCATGCGCCAGGATCGTATTCCGTCCCTCCTGACCACCCCGAAGAACGTACGTTCAAATGATCCATTTTAATGATTCACATCGTTGACTACGACGCCGGGAATCAGACCTCGGTGAAAAGAGCGCTGGATCACCTGGGCGTGGATTCGGTCATTACGTCGGATCCGGAGGATCTGGTCCGGGCGGAGCGTATCGTCTTTCCCGGGGTGGGGCATGCCCACTCCGCCCTTGAGACGCTCCGGGAACGAGAGCTCGACGACGCGCTAAAATCGGCCGCCGACCGGGGGACGCCGATCCTCGGGATCTGCGTGGGCTGCCAGATCCTGCTGTCGGTCTCCGAGGAAACCGATCTGTCCTGCCTGGACCTTATCGGCGGCCGGTGCCTCAGGTTCCGGCCGGACGACGCCGGCCTGAAGGTGCCGCACATGGGGTGGAACGCGCTGCGCGTCGACCGCGCGCACCCCGTGCTCCGCCACGTGAGGCCGGACGACGAGGTATACTTCGTACATTCGTTCTACCCCGCCCCCGACGATGAGCGGGACGTGCTGGCGAGGAGCCGGTACGGCGTGGAGTTCGCGGCCGCCATCGGCCGGCGCAATATCGTGGCGGCCCAGTTCCACGTGGAGAAGAGCGGCCCCGTGGGATTGAAGATGCTGGGTGAGTTCGCGCGTTGGGACGGGAATCCATGCTGAGCAAGCGACTCATTTCCTGCCTTGACGTGCGCGACGGCCGGCTGGTCAAGAGCGTCCGGTTCGTCAACACGAAGGACATCGGCGATCCGGTCTCCGCGGCGCGGCGGTATTACGAAGCCGGCCTGGACGAACTCGTCTTCTACGACATCACGGCATCCAGCGACCAGCGCGCCATCATGCTCGACGTGGTGGAGGAGGTTGCCCGGCAGGTGTTCATCCCCTTCTCGGTGGGGGGCGGCCTCCGATCGGTCGACGATTGCCGGCAGGTGCTGGAAGCCGGCGCGGAAAAAGTCAATCTGAACACGGCGGCCGTCAGCAATCCAGGGGTCATCTCCGAGGCGGCCGACGCCTTCGGGGTCCAGGCCGTGGTGCTGTCCATGGACATCAGGGCGGCCTGTTCCGGATCACTGACGACCGGTTCCGGATCCCTGCCGTCCGGATACGAGATCGTGACCCACGGAGGCCGGCGCGACACCGGCATGGATGCCCTCGAATGGGCGCGCCGCGGCGAGGCCCTCGGCGCCGGCGAGATCGTCGTCAACTCCATCGACGCGGACGGCACCCTCGAAGGATACGAGTTGAAACTCACGCGGATGATTGCCGACAACGTGGGCATCCCGGTCATCGCCTCGGGCGGCGGCGGCAGGCCGGAGCACCTCTACGACGCCCTTACGGAAGGAGGGGCCGACGCGGCCCTGGTGGCCTCCATGCTGCACTACGGCCACTACTCGGTGGATTCCATCAAGCACCATCTTCACGACCGGGGTCTGAAGATCCGGATGACCAACTAACGAAAAGAGCATAACCATGGACTGGTCCAGACGCAACTTTCTCAGGAGAACAAGCCTGGTGGGCGCCGGCGCGGCGGTCGGCGGCCTGTCCACGATGCTGGACGGCTGCGCGATCGCCCAGCGTTACGACGTGATCATACGAGGGGGACAGGTGATCGACGGGACGGGGGCCGCCCCCGTGGCCGCCGACATAGCCATCGCGGGAGACCGGATCGTCCAGATCGGTCCGGTCCAGGGTTCCGGCGGGAATACGATAGACGCCACGGGCAAGATCGTCTGCCCTGGATTCATCGACATCCATTCCCACACCGACCTTTCGCTCCTGGTCGATCCCAGGGCCGAAAGCAAGATCCGGCAGGGCGTGACCACGGAGGTGGCCGGTCAGGACGGTTCTTCGCTGGCCCCGCTGACGAACGGGCGGCTCAGGTCGCTGCAGGAAGGTTACGGACGGCGGTACGGCGTGGACATAGGATGGACGGATTTCACGGGGCTTTTCAATACCCTCGAACAGCAGGGCATCGGGCTCAATTTCATCTCGCTCGCGGGCCAGGGCACCATACGCGGTTACGTCGTAGGGTACGAGAACGTACCGGCCAGCGCGCGCCAGGTCGATGCGATGAAGGACCTCGTGGACCAGGCCATGTCGGAAGGGGCCTGGGGCCTTTCGTCCGGACTCGAATACACGCCCGGCAGTTTTGCCGATGAGGATGAGATTTCCGAACTCGGCCGGGTGGCGGCGGGTTACAGCGGATTCTACGCGACTCACATGCGCAACGAGGACGATTTCCTCGTGGAAGCCGTGAGCGAAGCGATCAGCACCGCACGGAAAGCCGAGATCGCGCTCCAGATCGCCCACTTCAAGGCATCGGGCAGGCGGAACCGGGACAAGGTCGCGGTATGCTTCGACATGATTGAACAGGCGATCGGCGAGGGGATGGACATCACCCTCGACAGGTATCCCTACATCGCCTACGCCACGACGCTGCAGAACCTGTTTCCGACCCGTTTCCGCGCGGGCGGCGCCGAGGCGTTCGTCAGCCGTCTCCAGTCACCGGACGTCCTGCCCGCCATGAGACGGGCGGCCGTCGACAAGGTCGACATGCTGGGGGACTGGAGCGCCGTCATGATAACCTCGGTCGGCAGGGCGGAAAACCAGGACTACGTGGGCCGGCGGGTATCGGAGATCGTCGCGCGAAGCGGCCAGGATCCCTTCGAGTTCGTTCGGGAACTGCTCATCGCGGAGAACGGGAGCGTGGGCATGGTCGGGTTCGGCATGAGCGAGGAGGAGATCACTTCCGTACTGACCCATCCGCTGGTCATGGTCGCCTCGGACGGCGGGGCCGCAGCCGTCTCCGGCCCGTTGAGCGAAACCACGCCCCATCCCCGGTACTACGGGACCTTTCCCAGGGTGCTCGGCAAGTACTGCCGCGAAGAGGGACTGTTCGACCTGCCCACCGCCGTACACAAGATGACCGGCCAGCCGGCCCAGCGGCTGGGACTCGCCGACCGCGGCAGGATCGACGTGGGCCTGGTCGCCGATCTTGTGGTGTTCGATCCGGACACGGTCATCGACCGGGCTGACTTCATGAACCCCCATCAGTACGCGCAGGGCATCGAAAGCGTCCTGGTAAACGGCGCGGTCGTCATTGACGGTGGGGAACACACCGGCGCGCTGCCGGGCAAGGTGTTGCGAAAGCAGGCGGGATCGGCCTGAGTGCCTGTGACGGGGATGCCCGTCCGCCATTCGTTCGGCTTAATCGGTGTCCGAGGAGACCGGCATCATCCGCGATCTACGTTCAGGTCCACGATCCTGCCGCTGCGCAGGTCGAAGACCCAGCCATGCACCTGCAGGCCGGTCTCGCTGATCGACGCCTGCACTTCGGGGAACTCAAGGATGTTCGCGCACTGCGCGCGGACGCTGTGTTCGACCAAGCGGTCGCAGCGGTCCGTCGCATCGGGGACGGCTTCCAGTTCCGCCTGATGCCGCCGGGAAACCGCTCTCAGGTTCCGAAGCCACGGCTCAAGCGAGCCGAGGTCATCCGACTGCAGCACCGCCTTTACCGCGCCACAATCGTAGTGGCCGCAAACCACGACATGCCCGACTTTCAGATGCTCGACCCCGTAAATGACGGCGGAACCTGTGTTCGGGTCCAGGGAGGAGACCAGGTTGCCCACGTTGCGGTGGACGAAGACCTCACCCGGGCCGGCGCCCATGAAGGCTTCGGGCATCACCCGGCTGTCCGCGCATCCGATGTAGAGAATACCCGGCTGCTGCGGCCGCGACAGCCGATCGAGATAACCGGGATCGGAACCCAGCCTTCTTTTGATCCAGTGCTCGTTCTGTTCGAAAATGCGGGCAGGATTCATGGACTTGGCCGTGGGATTCCTGGATGGAGAAAGTGGGTTTTCCAATTTCGCCTGAAAAGTGGCCTTCGCCAT
This genomic window contains:
- the hisH gene encoding imidazole glycerol phosphate synthase subunit HisH — translated: MIHIVDYDAGNQTSVKRALDHLGVDSVITSDPEDLVRAERIVFPGVGHAHSALETLRERELDDALKSAADRGTPILGICVGCQILLSVSEETDLSCLDLIGGRCLRFRPDDAGLKVPHMGWNALRVDRAHPVLRHVRPDDEVYFVHSFYPAPDDERDVLARSRYGVEFAAAIGRRNIVAAQFHVEKSGPVGLKMLGEFARWDGNPC
- a CDS encoding aminopeptidase P family protein — its product is MLFNTERARAYMRDRGLDGLIATSPVNITYFTDYFIWIDGLMKAYMVRPGASADLAQGYALFPLEGDPALAVTGAMLAVNGVDLWVKDLRISGDSGLDWSLPPRPLSDRMDRIYHLLQGTPDYITTTQALVGALSDRGLAAGTLGVETDGLTADRYRQLKEALPDARLLDCSNLIRLLRMVKTRDEIDRLTLAAEISETAAMTAMEQARPGDNVQEVVHRFRAELGTQGADLDHFAFGVHGLGIATEPDFILGDSDVEYVDWGCRYRSCYSDTGTTFAMGPLSDDMQVRFDTLRASMDAGLAAIRPGVKSSAVQAAMQEVVDEAGFAMYPHGHGVGMEVRDYPVLSPDTGLRISDDCVNVPSDLPIEEDMVLNVEAPLSLAGVGSLHLEQSVVVTASGSRPLTEQRRDGPVFPLGASGQ
- a CDS encoding D-aminoacylase, yielding MDWSRRNFLRRTSLVGAGAAVGGLSTMLDGCAIAQRYDVIIRGGQVIDGTGAAPVAADIAIAGDRIVQIGPVQGSGGNTIDATGKIVCPGFIDIHSHTDLSLLVDPRAESKIRQGVTTEVAGQDGSSLAPLTNGRLRSLQEGYGRRYGVDIGWTDFTGLFNTLEQQGIGLNFISLAGQGTIRGYVVGYENVPASARQVDAMKDLVDQAMSEGAWGLSSGLEYTPGSFADEDEISELGRVAAGYSGFYATHMRNEDDFLVEAVSEAISTARKAEIALQIAHFKASGRRNRDKVAVCFDMIEQAIGEGMDITLDRYPYIAYATTLQNLFPTRFRAGGAEAFVSRLQSPDVLPAMRRAAVDKVDMLGDWSAVMITSVGRAENQDYVGRRVSEIVARSGQDPFEFVRELLIAENGSVGMVGFGMSEEEITSVLTHPLVMVASDGGAAAVSGPLSETTPHPRYYGTFPRVLGKYCREEGLFDLPTAVHKMTGQPAQRLGLADRGRIDVGLVADLVVFDPDTVIDRADFMNPHQYAQGIESVLVNGAVVIDGGEHTGALPGKVLRKQAGSA
- a CDS encoding carbonic anhydrase translates to MNPARIFEQNEHWIKRRLGSDPGYLDRLSRPQQPGILYIGCADSRVMPEAFMGAGPGEVFVHRNVGNLVSSLDPNTGSAVIYGVEHLKVGHVVVCGHYDCGAVKAVLQSDDLGSLEPWLRNLRAVSRRHQAELEAVPDATDRCDRLVEHSVRAQCANILEFPEVQASISETGLQVHGWVFDLRSGRIVDLNVDRG
- the hisF gene encoding imidazole glycerol phosphate synthase subunit HisF, which produces MLSKRLISCLDVRDGRLVKSVRFVNTKDIGDPVSAARRYYEAGLDELVFYDITASSDQRAIMLDVVEEVARQVFIPFSVGGGLRSVDDCRQVLEAGAEKVNLNTAAVSNPGVISEAADAFGVQAVVLSMDIRAACSGSLTTGSGSLPSGYEIVTHGGRRDTGMDALEWARRGEALGAGEIVVNSIDADGTLEGYELKLTRMIADNVGIPVIASGGGGRPEHLYDALTEGGADAALVASMLHYGHYSVDSIKHHLHDRGLKIRMTN